A segment of the Streptomyces sp. P9-A2 genome:
ATCGCCGTAGAGCACATCATCGAGATGTCGCGCGCCCGGAGTCGAATCGTGCTCCCTGGCATCGAACCCAGCCCGGCTGCGCTGAAGGCCGCGGAGATCCCGTCGTCCCTCGAACTCCTGCCGCTGCTCGTCCCCCTCGCTGCGATGCCTGCGTCAAGTTTCGCGGCGGACAAGGCGGCCAAGGCGCTCAGCGGTGAGCATGCGTGGAGCGCCCTGCGTGCGGTCATGGAGTGCTTCGAGCAGGCATTGTCCGTGTCCTCCGGATCCGAGGACGCCCCGGATCAGGAAGAACGGTTGGCCCCTCTCTCGGCCAGGGCAAGAGAACTTCTGAAGACGGTGTTGATGAGGCGGCCCAAGGAGGATGACCTTCCGTGGCTGGACTTCGCGGAGGAGATGGCGTTCGGGGCCTGCGCCTTGTTGGCGGACCCCCGGACTCGGGAGCAGTCGAACGGACCTGTGCGGGAGTGGGCCCGGCACGTGGCCGACCATCCGGCTATTCCCGCCGAGCTTCGAGAAGGGGCCAGAACCGCCCAGGCCGCCGCGACGGTTGAAACCGCCGAAGTGGCGGAGACGGACAGCACAAGTGACGGCGAGAGGAAGCAGGAAGGCCGGGAGGCTGAGGCCGTACCCGAGGCGCCCAAGGTGCCTGCGGGACAGGCTGAGTCCCTGGATGTCGAAGCGGGGGGCGACGCCGCCGCCGGGGTGGAGGCCGCGCTCACGGCAGACGATTCTTCCCCGAGCATGGCGGAGGACGTCCCGGACGAGGCATCGGAGGCGGCGCAGAATGCGGCACAGGAACCCGAGCCTGACCCGCAGGCCGACATCGCGGCTCTGACCCGCCTGCTGGAGGAAGAACGCAGCAACGCCGAAGCGGCCCGGACCGAATACGAACGGCAGCGCCGGGTGGCATCGGAAGCACTGGCCGAGGCGGAAGCAACAGCGAACCGGTTGCAGCTCCGCATCGCGGACGAGGAGAAGCACCGCGCCGAGGCCGAGACGCGTGCCCACGCCGCCGAGACCAAGTGGGAATCGGCCCAGCGGGACCTGGAAGAGGCGGCCCAGCGAGCCGAAGCGATGACACGTCAGCTCCGGCGGCGGGACGACGAGCTGCGACAGTCCCGGCAGACCACACGCGGGGCATCGCAGGCGCAGTTGCGGCAGGCCAGGATCGACACGCTGCGTGTGCTCGCCACGGTCCTCGCCGAAGTCGCGGACCAGGCGGTCCACGAGGGGGAGGAGACAGGGCCGGCGAACGCTCTGTACCGGAGGGTACTGGCACGCGCGGCAGCAGCCGGGGTGCTGGACATCGGAGCACTCGGAGAAGAGACAGATTACGACCCGGTGATTCACCGGGCCCCAGGCGGACCGGCGGCACGGGTGGTGGTGGAGCGGCCCGGCTTCGTATGGCAGGGCCCGCGTGAGCCCGAGCCCATCGTGCTGGAACAGGCCATCGTCCGCCGGGCCGAGCAGTAGGCACAACAGTTGATTTCCGCTGCCGGGGTTGAGGTTCCCGGCAGCCAGGGTCCATGGAGGACATCGGTGCAGCACGACAAGCCCTTGATCGGCATCGACTTCGGTACCGCGACCACCTTGGTGAGCCAACGGCTCCCCGGCGGCTCACCGGAAATAGTGCCGGTCGGTCACGGTACGTCCTGGATGCCGAGCGTGATCGCCGTCTCCGCCTCCGGTGAGCTCCTGTTCGGCGAAGGCGCCGAGGCGGCGGCCGGGGCCTCGGCGCTGCGGTCGGTGAAACAGTGCATCACTCTCGATCTGACGCCGCATGAGCTACCGGGCCGGGAGGGGACCGACCCGATCCGGCACTCCGCTGACGACATGATCGAGCAACTGCTGAGGCACGTGCTGCTGCGTGCCAGGGCAGCCGGAGCGGACACCGAGGACGCCCACTTCCGTCTTGCCTGTCCCGCAATCTGGGACGGACCGCGGCGCAGGAGGCTCGCCACTCTGGCCAGGGCCGCGGGTGTCCCCGTGGCCGTCGGGGACGTCGTTGACGAGCCTGTGGCCGCCGGACTGGCCTGGTCGGAGGGGCTCTACTGGGAACTCGGCGAGGAACGGCCCGACGGGACCACATTGGTCTTCGACTTCGGCGGGGGCACCCTCGACATCGCCGTGGTCGAGGTCACCGAGTCGCTCCAGGACGGCGCCCCCGAGCTCACCGTGCTCTCGGCGCGCGGTGTGGCCAGGGCCGGTGATGATCTGGACCTCCGGATCGCCCGGGATCTTGAACAGGACTTGGAGGCCCAGGGCATATCGGTGAACCGAATGCCCGACCCTGCCACCCTCAGGGCGCTGATCCTTGCGGCAGCCCGACGGCTCAAGGTGCTGCTCTCCGACACGCGGTACGACGAACAGGCGGTTCCGGTCGGCGGCGGATACACCAACCTGCCCCTGCTCACCTATACGCGCGGACGGCTGGAAGAAGCGTTCCGGCCACAGATGCTGGAAGCCCTGGAGTACGTCAGGGCCGCCCTGTGCGAGTCACGGCTGCGTCGGCGCACTACGCCCGACATCGAGCGTCTGAAGCGTATGCCGCTGTGGGAACTGGCGACCGATGTGCAGCATGTGCTGCTCGCCGGCGGCATGTCCCAGGTGCCGCTGGTACGCCGGCTTTTCGAGGAGAACTTCTCCCACGCCCAGGTGGAGTTCGACAGATCCCTGGAATCACCGGAACAGTCGGTCGTGACCGGCCTGGTGGTACACAACTACCATCGCCTCAACCTCCCCCGGCCCGGTTTCGACCTGGTGCTGGAATGGGACGACCTGAGCGGAGGCCGGCGCAGCGAACTGCTCTACCCGGCCTTCCAGCCCCTTTATGAGCCGCATCGGGTGGTGCGCGGTGAGGAACTGGCCCACCGCTGGCGGGGGACACCGGATGTCCATCGGGTCACCAAAGGCCGGCTCCGGGCGAAGGCCGTGGACGGGGAACCGATGGACTTCTCGGTGGACGGTACCGCACTGCCGTATCTGCCCGTTGAACTCCACCCGAGGACAGCCTTCTCGCTTGCCCTGCGGCTCAACGGCGAGATGGTCGTACATGATTCGACGGCCCGGCCCATGATTTTCAGGGTGGAGAGGTGGCCCGTGCTCCGGAAGGGAGAGCAGGAGGCCATCCGCCTGACGCCGGTACGAAAGGGCGCCCTGGTACACCAGCGGGTGTCATTCACCGACGTGTATTCCCATCCGTGGCAGTGAGGGTGCCCGGCGGTGGCCCGGAGCAGCCCTGGGTCACTGCCAGACATCCGGTCGATCACCGTCGGCTAACCGGTCAGTCGCCCTCGACCAGGACGAGGGCGACGGTCTCGGTGGACAGACTGAAGCGCGCGTCCCGCTCCATCTGCGCCAGGAGGGCCTCCCGCCGCGTCTCCAGGTGCGTTGCCCGGCTCTCGTAGAGGCGCCGGATGGACGGGTGGCTCACCTCGTGGGCGAGACGACGGGACCGCGAGATTTTCACGTGGAAGGTGTCGCTCACCGTGGCTCGACGGCCTTCGGCCAGCCGCGCGTTCTCGGCCTCGTAGAGCCGCTTGGTCGTGCGCTCCTGCACGGCCGCGAGGGCCTGCACCTCCTCCAGGGCCTCGGTGAGCAACGCGTCGACAGCGGCGGGTAGCGACTTGTCGGCACTGGTGAGTTCACCGCGGGCGAGAGAGGTGAGCAGCGCGGTCCCGACCTCGGGTACCTCCCGCATCGTCCGGATGTCGACCGCGGTGGTCCACAGCTCACGGCGCGAACGGGTGCCGTCCGTACGCGCCAGCCGGACTTCCACCAGATAGCGGGAGCCGGGTGGCAGGCCGGGTAGCCGTGCCCGCCCGTAGCGCAGGAGCGGCTCGGGTTGCTGCTCGTACCACCACTGGGCGGTGCGCACCAGCGGATGGCGGACACTGAGCAACGGAACCCCGCTTGCCGACGAGGCGCTCGCGGTCAGGCAGAAGCGCGTCGGGGAGCCGCTCTTGAGTCTGGCCAGCAGATCGCCGCGAGGGTGGGGGAAGGCGCCCGTGTCCATCGCCTCGTACATCGTTTTGAGCAGGTCGCCGCTGCCTGCGACGTCCACCAGGTCGTCCTCGTGGGGGACGTCACGCAGCAGTCCGTATCCGCTGTCGGTGAGGAAGCACTCGACGAGTCCGCGGATCTCCTGGGGGCCCAGATAGCGCCCCCTGCCCGGACTGGTTTCGTCGAATCCCTCGATGAGCAGGCCGTCCAGGCCGGTGAGAAGGGCCTGGGCCTTGTTCAGGCTCTCCAGGTCCTTCTCGCGATCCACCCGCGCGACCGCGATCCGGTCGACCTGGCGGCGCCGCTGCTCCGGGGAGAGGTGCGGGTCCAGGACGATGCGGTGCAACTCCTTGAGGCGCCCGCGCAGGATCGGTTCGAGTTCCCCGATGGAGTCCTGGAAGACCCCAATGCGCGAGTAGAGGCGCTGGAAGATGTCGGTCTCAATGGTGCCGGGAACCTGCATGTTGAAGATGAAGATCTTCTCGTGCTGCTGCCCGAACCGGTCGAGCCGCCCGATACGCTGCTCGACCCGCATCGGGTTCCAGGGCAGGTCGTAGTTGACCAGGACGTTGCAGAACTCGAAGTCCAGGCCCTCGCTGCCCACCTCACTCACCAGCAGCAGATCGAACGCGCCGGCGCGGAAGTCCTTCATGATGCGTTCCCGCTCGGCCGGCGGGATCTTCCCGTGCATGACCCGGACCTTGAACTCCGGTGTCAGCCTCTCCTCCAGGTACTCCAGGGTGCGGGTGAAGAAGGAAAAGACCATTGCCTGCCGCATGCCCTTGGTGCGGGCACCGCGCAGCATGTCCTTGAACCGCTCGAACTTGGTGTCCACGGGGAGTTCCCGCAGCAGGGGGCGCAGCATCGAGAGGTCGTCGGCCTGCTTCGCCAGCTCGTGGGCGAGACTCTCGGGCGAGGCGGCCGATCTCGTACGGTTGCCGTTCGGGGTGTCCTCGGAGTCGTCGACGACCTCCGAGTCGTAGAGGAGTTCCTCGGCGGTCTCCTCCTCGGCCGGCCGGGGCGAGAAACGCTCCCGCAGCCGCTGCTGCATGGCCGGGATACAGCTGGCCGCCTGCCGCAGCCACATCTGTGCGGCGAAGCCGGCGGCCATGCCGCTGCGAGCGGCGCGCTCAAGGCACCAGGCGTGCAGGCCGTCGTAGAACGCACGCTCCTGCGAGGTCCAGCGGACCGCGACGTCCTCGGCTTCCCGCAGGGCCTTGCGGTCCGGGGTGTCGGCCTTGCGCGTCCGGTTGACGACACCCGCGAGGGCGTTGAGTTCGGCGATACACCGCCGCGCCTCGGCGCGTTGCCGGGGGGACAGCGGCTCACCGGTGCTCAAGAGTTCCCGGAGACGCCGGAACTCCGGTCGTCGGGCGGTGATCTTTCCGTACGTGGAGGTCTGGACTCGCATGAGCCGGGAGTGCAGGGCTCGAGCGCCGTCCGTGGTGTCCGCGCCGCCCTCGGCGATACCGACGGCCACCGCGTTCAGGTGGCGGTTGGGCTCGAGCTGGTTCTCGAAGACCTTGGGTTCCGGGAAGGACGCCTCGTCGAGAAGGTGAACGAGGTTGTAGAGGTCCTGGTTGCCGAGGTTGAGGGGAGTGGCAGAGAGGAAGATCAGCGCGTCGGCCCAGTCGGCGAGCAGGGCCGCCGCGGCGTGGCTCCGACTGCTCGCGTTGCGCAGATAGTGCGCCTCGTCCACGATCACAAGGTCGAACCGGGGCTGGAGCTCGGCGAGTTCATCGAGCTGCCCGGCCCGCCGAAGCCGTTCCAGAGACACCACTCCGGCGAACGGCTCACTGGTGTCCCCGCTGCGGAACAGCTCCACCAACTTCGTCATGCCCTCTTTGTCGAGGACGCACAGATCCCGGTCGAAGCGGTCGCGCATCTCGTTCTGCCACTTGGTGACAAGGGCGGCAGGGCACACGACGAGCCCTCGGAAGTGGGTGCCACCGCGCCGTCCCGAGGGACGCCGCAGGTGGGTGCGCTGCTCCAGTTCGTTCCAGATCAAGCCGGCTTCGATGGTTTTACCGAGACCGACTTCATCCGCGATCAGCAACCGCTGGCGATCCGAACTCATCAGCTTGAGCACGGGACGGAACTGGTAGGGCCGGAAAATTGTGCGGCTCGACTGGTACGAGTACACGACATCGGTGAGGGGCGTGCTCAGCTTGGCGAGGGTGAGCGCGAGTGCGGTCCGGTCGGCGGGAGTGGGCGGACGGAGAATCCAGTCCTCGGGGTCGTCCGAACTGGGCGGAAGCGCCTCAAGATCCTCCTCGAAGGCCATACGGGAGCGTCCGCCGCTCGCGTCCTGCAATCTGTACTGGACGCCTCCGTCCCGCGTCGGCGTCGCCTTGATCACGGTGAAGGTCTCCCGCCTGCCCGCAAGACGGACGAGGTCGCCACGGACGAACGCGGGTGTGACCTCTTCGGGGACAGCGGCGCACCAATCCCTGTACTGAACGAGGGCCTGGTGAAGCAGATGACCGTCGTCTATGTCACGGAGGCGCTTCCGCTGAGGGGCAACGGCATCTCCACCGTTGCTCAACGCGAACCCGACGAAGATCCGGCTGGCCCGCGATTCGAAGAGGTAGATGCCGTCGGGCAGCTTGTTTTGGGTATCGCTGCCATGTGCTTGCGGCACGGGATGCTGTCGTGCCGCGGGCACCGGGATTCGTTCGGAGCATTCCGGGCTGTCGTAGAAGAAGTGTTGCGCTTCGCTGAGCGCCTCCAGAGCCGTTGCTCCGGTCGGCTCACTCCAGGGGATGTACTGCAGCCGGAGCCGGTCGTCATCGAGTGACACAGTTGCTGCTGCAGAGCGCTTCTCGCTCTCTGATGCCGCTTTCTCCCTCACTTCATCCCCCTGTCCTATGGACACTGTGCCCAGGCACTCAGCGGATCATCTCCCGCCGCCTCGAAGGGGCCAGTGCGACCAGAGCCGTCAAATCGGCCAACAAGGGATGGAAATGATCTGCTGCTGGGCTGTTGCGTGGCGCCGAAACCTTCTCATGGGAGCCGGTTTGGCCCGAGTAAGACTACTTGGCGGCACTCGGTGGCCACGTGTCCCCTCTGTGAATGCCACCGGCGCTTGTCGTCCACTGCCTCAGGTCTGGAGGCGTCCTGGCGCGGTTCCGAGGGGTCGTCACAGGCCCTGCAGCAGCGAGAACCGCGCCCCCTCCGGGTCCGTCGCCGTCGCGATCCGGCCGTGGGCGCTGTCGTGGGGCCGCTTGAGGATCTGGCCGCCCAGGTGCGGGACGTGGTCCACCGTGTCGTCGACGTCGGCCACGCTGAAGTACGTCGTCCAGTGCGGTCCGTGTTCCCTCAGGAGGCCGTTGCCCACGCCGTGGATCCCGGCCACGGGCCGGCCCTCCACGCTCAGGGTCACGTGGTCGATGTCGGTGGAGACCTCGGGTCGCACGGTGTGGCCGAACACCGTCGCGTAGAACTTGGCCACGCGTTCCGACTCGAAGGTCGTCAGTTCGTTCCAGGCGGGTGCGCCGGGAGCCCCGGTGACCGCCTGGCCCAGGTGCGCGGACGCCTGCCAGATACCGAAGACGGCGCCCGAGGGGTCGGAGCCGATCGCCAGCCGCCCGGCCTCGGCGAGGTCCAGCGGGCCGACGCCGATGGTGCCGCCGCACGCTCGCACCGTTTCCGCGGTGCGGTCCACGTCCACCGAGGCGAAGTAGGGCGTCCAGGCCACGGGGAGATCCAGATCCGGCGACAGCATCCCGATGCCGGCCACCTCGCAGCCGTCGAGCAGGGCCCGCGCGTAGGGGCCGAGTTGCTGTGGGCCGGGCCGGAACTCCCAGCCGAACAGCGCTTCGTAGAAGCTCCGGGCCCGGTCCGCTCCATGCACCATGAGACTCACCCAGCAGGGTGTACCGGGTGTGTACCGAACGGGTGCTGCACCGTCTCGGCGGGCGGACTCCCGTGCGTCGGTCATCGTCACTCTCTTCTCGGCCGCCCTGGCGGTGGCCGTGTTCTTCTCGACCCGGGCGAGGGACGCGTCGCGCCGCTCTGTGGATTCGTCCCCGTGCCGGCACTGGCATCGGCCACGGCGTCGCGTGCTCCGGGCCCGCCCCGTACGGCGGTTCCTGTCTCCGGAGGATGCCCGATGTGCGGGCCCCCGTCCTTTTCGGCACGCTTGCCGGAGGATGTCGATCGGTAGTACAGCATGTGCCCGATCCCATACGCCTCGTGATCGGGTCTGCCCGGCCGAGCAGAGTAGCCGGACCTGGGCGGGACGGCCACCCCGTACGTCAGGATGGTTCCCATGAACGCCATCATCTCCACATCCGGACTCGCCGCCGAACTGGCGGGCGGCGACCCGCCGGTGCTGCTCGACGTCCGCTGGCGGTTGAGCACGGCGGCGACGGCCGGCGAGCCGCCGTTCGACGGCCGGGCCGCCTACCGCGAGGGGCACCTTCCCGGTGCCGTATTCGTCGACCTGGACAGCGAGTTGGCCGCAGTATCGACCGGGCGGGGGCGCCATCCGCTGCCCGATCCGGAGGAGTTCGGTGCGGCGATGCGCCGGGCGGGCGTGTCGTCGGGCGTGCCGGTGGTCGTGTACGACGGCGGGACGGGCTGGGCGGCCGCCCGCGCGTGGTGGCTGCTGCGGTGGGCGGGTCACCCGGACGTGCGGGTCCTCGACGGCGGGTTGCCGTCCTGGGACGGTCCGCTCGAGACCGCGCTGCCGGAGCCGGCCGAGGGCGACTTCGTGCCCGTATGGGGGGCGGCCGGGCTGCTCGACGCCGACGGAGCGGGGGAGCTGGCCCGGTCCGGGCTGTTGCTGGACGCCCGCGCGGGAGAGCGCTACCGGGGCGAGGTCGAGCCGATCGACCCGGTCGGCGGCCACATCCCGGGCGCGGTCTCGGCGCCCACCACCGAGAACGTCGGCCCGGACGGACGCTTCCTGCCCGCCGGGGAACTGGCCACGCGGTTCCGGGAGTTGGGCGTGTCCATGGACAAGCGGGTCGGTGTGTACTGCGGTTCGGGGGTCTCCGCGGCGCACGAGGTGCTGGCGCTCGCGGTGGCGGGCATCCCGGCGGAGCTGTACGTCGGCTCCTGGTCGGAGTGGTCGTCGGACCCGGAGCGGCCGGTCGCGGTCGGACCGGACCCGCAGTAAGCCGGAAGGGTGAAAGGGGCACTCGCGCATGACGAGCGCCCCTTTCATGGCAGCTCAGGCCGGTTCGTCCGATGCGGTGGCCGCTCCCGCGGGGTCACTCCTGCTTCTTGCGCCGGGTCCCGAACACGATCTCGTCCCAGCTCGGCACCGCCGCGCGGCGGCCCGGACGCACCCCGTCCGCCTCCGCCTGACGGTCCGTGGAGCCGACGAGACGGTCCCGGTGACTGGTGACGGCGCGGGGCATCAGGACATCGGCGTAGGCGGAACCGGCCGAGGCCGCGGGAGCCGGCGGCTCCTCCGCCTCGGGTTCGCCGTCCGGCTCCTCGGCGGCCGGCTCGGGGGCCCGCTCGGGAACCACCAGGTCGCCCCGGAAGCTCGGCACCGCCTCCAGCAGACTGGTGAGCGAGTCCCGCTCACCGCCGGCCGTGGCCACCAACTCCTCATCGGGTTCGAAGTCCTGACCCGGTGGCAGGCTCTGTCGCTCACGGTCACCCGGACGGTCGCGGGGCAGCCGGGCGATGCGCGGCACGAACGGGAAGCTGGGCTCGGGCGTCGCGGCGAGATCGTCGGACTCGCCGATCAGTGAGCGCGCCTCGTCGTCGACGGCCTGGACGAGCCGCCGGGGCGGGTCGTACGTCCAGCTGGCCGAGTGCGGTTCACCCGCGACCCGGTAGACCAGCAGTACTTCCCAGGTACCGTCGTCGCGGCGCCAGGAGTCCCACTGCACGGTGTCCTTCTCCGCGCCGCGCAGCGTCAGCCGTTCCTGCACGGCCTCGCCCAGCGGCGGACCGGAGTTCTCGCCGGGGCGGCGGACGGGGGTCTTGCGGGCACGTTCCGCCATGAAGGCGCGCTCGGCGAGGACGGGGCCCTCGAAGCGGCGGACGCGGTCCACGGGGATGCCGGCCATCTGGGCGACCTCTTCCGCGGTCGCACCGGCTCGTATGCGTGCCTGGATGTCGCGGGGGCGGAGATGGCTCTCCACCTCGATCTCGATCTGGCCGAGGCGGGGACGGTCGCCGCGCACCGCGGCGCGCAGGCGTTCGTCGATCGGAAGCATGTACTCCGTGCTGTCCGCAGCCTTCAGCACCAACCGTGTGCCGTCATTCGAGACGGCCACGACACGCAGTTCGGGCATGGGGACCTCCCGGGTGGTGCCTGCCGACGTCACGTGCGTCGCTGCTTCCGCTAGTCGAGTGTGACCTGCCCGGGTGCAGCCTGCCACAACCTTGCCGAGTTGCCCGGCGTGTCGGGCGTGGGCCCCGGCTCGCCGTTATGGCACGGTTACTTATTCGCAACGCTGAGTGAGCAGCTGCGTCACCCTGTGCAACTGGCCCCCTCCCTGACGGTCCTCAAGGGACTCGAGCACCCTGACGGGCGGCCGGACCCAGGGCTCGCAACAGTACTCCATTCGGGCCAAGTGCGCGGATCGGCGCGCTGTCCCGACTTTCCGCAAGGGGCGCTACTTGGCCGCGCCGGCCCGGATCCGCCGAATCCGGGCGTGGGGAACCTCACGCAATCACCAGAAATGGAACTAATGGTTTCGGTCGGGCGTCCACTTGTCGTGCAGTTGATCGTTCGTGTGCGGGAATGTGCGGGAAGGCAGGCAAGATCCAGGAATGCGTGAAAGGCCGGTTGTCGCGGGTGAGCACGGTGGAACGGAGGAGGGGAAGCGCGCGCGGATCGATCTGAGCGTGCCGCAGGTCGCGGGCAGCGGGGTGGCCGCGGTGCTGGGCGCTCAGCTCGCCTCGTCCTTCGGCGTCTACGGGACGATCATCGGCGCCGGAGTCATGAGCATCGTCGCCACCTGCGGCGGAACGGTCTTCCAGCACTTCTTCAAGCGCACCGGTGAGCAGCTCCGGGTGGCCGCCACGGCACCGGGCCGGGCGTCCGCGGCACCGGCCGGGAGGCAGCCCGCGCGGGCGCCGGGCGAGTTCACCGAGGGCACCGTGTACCGGGGCCGGGCCAGGGGAGTGCGGCAGGGCTGGAAGCGGACCGTGGTCGCGGCCGCGCTGGTGTTCGGGGTCACGATGGCCGGAATAACCGTCTACGAACTCGCCTCGGGCCAGAGCCTCAGCGGCGCACCGAACACCACCGTCGGCAACGCGGTCACCGGTGAGAACACGTCCGGCTCCGGTGACTCGTCCGGCTCCGGCGGTTCGTCCGGCTCCGGCGGTTCGTCCGGCTCCGGCGGTCCGGACGAGCAGGGCTCCGGTACCTCCGGCGACTCGGGGACGCCGGACGACTCCGGCACCTCGGAGGACTCCGGTGACTCGGGCGGGGACGGACCGGTCCCCGCGCCCTCCGCGACGCCTCGGGGCGAGGGTGCGGCCACCGGCTCCGGCGGCGGCGCGCCGGACGGCGGGGACCCGCCGGCGGGCACCCCGGACGGCACCGGGAACCAGGACTCCGACGGCACCGCGAGCCCGGAACCGGACGCGTCCGCTACGTCCCCAGGACCCTCCGCAGATAGTCGTTCCGGAACAGGCGTTCCGGATCGAGGCGATCCCGCAGTGCCGTGAACTCGGCGAAACGCGGATACACCCGGGAGAAGTACTCGGCGTCCTGGGTGTTGATCTTCCCCCAGTGGGGCCGGCCCTCGTGGGCGGTGAAGATGCGCTCCGCCGCCGTGAAGTACCCCTGATAGGGGGTCCCCCGGAACATGTGGACCGCGATGTACGCGGTGTCGCGGCCGGAGGCCGTGGACAGGGTGATGTCGTCGGCCGGGGCCGTGCGCACCTCGACGGGAAAGCTGACCCGCAGGGGGGAGCGGTCGACCATGGCTTTCAGTTCACGCAGCGTGTCCACCAGGGCCTCGCGCGGCACCGCGTACTCCATCTCCACGAAGCGCACCCGGCGCGGCGATGTGAACACCTTGTACGGGAGGTCGGTGTAGGTCCGCGCGGACAGGGCCCTGCTGGAGACGCGCGCGATGGCGGGGACGGTCGCGGGCACCGCGCGGCCGACCCAGTTCGCCGCCTGGAAGACGCCGTTGGAGAGGAACTCGTCGTCGATCCAGCCCCGGACGGGATGCACCGGCCGTTCCGGCCCGGCGCTGCGGTTGTTCCGTTTGGTGTTGGTGCTCCCGGTGTGCGGGAACCAGTAGAACTCGAAGTGCTCGTTCTCGGCGTGCAGTTCGTCGAACTCGGCGAGCACCCGGTCCAGGGGCATCGGCTCCTCGCGGGCCGTGAGCAGGAAGACCGGCTCGACCGCGAAGGTGATCGCGGAGACGATACCGAGGGCGCCGAGACCGATCCGGGCGGCGGCGAAGACCGCGCGCTCCTCGGCGGTCCCCTCCTCCGAGCAGGTGAGCACCGA
Coding sequences within it:
- a CDS encoding D-arabinono-1,4-lactone oxidase, producing MGSTASTRNGTWRNWGGTVLARPAREVTPASVDELAAAVRRAAEDGLPVKAVGTGHSFTSIAATDGVQIRPHLLAGIRDIDRAAGTVTVGAGTSLKRLNTALAREGLSLTNMGDIMEQTVSGATSTGTHGTGRDSASLAAQIRGLELVTADGSVLTCSEEGTAEERAVFAAARIGLGALGIVSAITFAVEPVFLLTAREEPMPLDRVLAEFDELHAENEHFEFYWFPHTGSTNTKRNNRSAGPERPVHPVRGWIDDEFLSNGVFQAANWVGRAVPATVPAIARVSSRALSARTYTDLPYKVFTSPRRVRFVEMEYAVPREALVDTLRELKAMVDRSPLRVSFPVEVRTAPADDITLSTASGRDTAYIAVHMFRGTPYQGYFTAAERIFTAHEGRPHWGKINTQDAEYFSRVYPRFAEFTALRDRLDPERLFRNDYLRRVLGT
- a CDS encoding VOC family protein; amino-acid sequence: MTDARESARRDGAAPVRYTPGTPCWVSLMVHGADRARSFYEALFGWEFRPGPQQLGPYARALLDGCEVAGIGMLSPDLDLPVAWTPYFASVDVDRTAETVRACGGTIGVGPLDLAEAGRLAIGSDPSGAVFGIWQASAHLGQAVTGAPGAPAWNELTTFESERVAKFYATVFGHTVRPEVSTDIDHVTLSVEGRPVAGIHGVGNGLLREHGPHWTTYFSVADVDDTVDHVPHLGGQILKRPHDSAHGRIATATDPEGARFSLLQGL
- a CDS encoding sulfurtransferase, which gives rise to MNAIISTSGLAAELAGGDPPVLLDVRWRLSTAATAGEPPFDGRAAYREGHLPGAVFVDLDSELAAVSTGRGRHPLPDPEEFGAAMRRAGVSSGVPVVVYDGGTGWAAARAWWLLRWAGHPDVRVLDGGLPSWDGPLETALPEPAEGDFVPVWGAAGLLDADGAGELARSGLLLDARAGERYRGEVEPIDPVGGHIPGAVSAPTTENVGPDGRFLPAGELATRFRELGVSMDKRVGVYCGSGVSAAHEVLALAVAGIPAELYVGSWSEWSSDPERPVAVGPDPQ
- the sepH gene encoding septation protein SepH, with protein sequence MPELRVVAVSNDGTRLVLKAADSTEYMLPIDERLRAAVRGDRPRLGQIEIEVESHLRPRDIQARIRAGATAEEVAQMAGIPVDRVRRFEGPVLAERAFMAERARKTPVRRPGENSGPPLGEAVQERLTLRGAEKDTVQWDSWRRDDGTWEVLLVYRVAGEPHSASWTYDPPRRLVQAVDDEARSLIGESDDLAATPEPSFPFVPRIARLPRDRPGDRERQSLPPGQDFEPDEELVATAGGERDSLTSLLEAVPSFRGDLVVPERAPEPAAEEPDGEPEAEEPPAPAASAGSAYADVLMPRAVTSHRDRLVGSTDRQAEADGVRPGRRAAVPSWDEIVFGTRRKKQE
- a CDS encoding Hsp70 family protein, which produces MQHDKPLIGIDFGTATTLVSQRLPGGSPEIVPVGHGTSWMPSVIAVSASGELLFGEGAEAAAGASALRSVKQCITLDLTPHELPGREGTDPIRHSADDMIEQLLRHVLLRARAAGADTEDAHFRLACPAIWDGPRRRRLATLARAAGVPVAVGDVVDEPVAAGLAWSEGLYWELGEERPDGTTLVFDFGGGTLDIAVVEVTESLQDGAPELTVLSARGVARAGDDLDLRIARDLEQDLEAQGISVNRMPDPATLRALILAAARRLKVLLSDTRYDEQAVPVGGGYTNLPLLTYTRGRLEEAFRPQMLEALEYVRAALCESRLRRRTTPDIERLKRMPLWELATDVQHVLLAGGMSQVPLVRRLFEENFSHAQVEFDRSLESPEQSVVTGLVVHNYHRLNLPRPGFDLVLEWDDLSGGRRSELLYPAFQPLYEPHRVVRGEELAHRWRGTPDVHRVTKGRLRAKAVDGEPMDFSVDGTALPYLPVELHPRTAFSLALRLNGEMVVHDSTARPMIFRVERWPVLRKGEQEAIRLTPVRKGALVHQRVSFTDVYSHPWQ
- a CDS encoding helicase-related protein; translation: MIKATPTRDGGVQYRLQDASGGRSRMAFEEDLEALPPSSDDPEDWILRPPTPADRTALALTLAKLSTPLTDVVYSYQSSRTIFRPYQFRPVLKLMSSDRQRLLIADEVGLGKTIEAGLIWNELEQRTHLRRPSGRRGGTHFRGLVVCPAALVTKWQNEMRDRFDRDLCVLDKEGMTKLVELFRSGDTSEPFAGVVSLERLRRAGQLDELAELQPRFDLVIVDEAHYLRNASSRSHAAAALLADWADALIFLSATPLNLGNQDLYNLVHLLDEASFPEPKVFENQLEPNRHLNAVAVGIAEGGADTTDGARALHSRLMRVQTSTYGKITARRPEFRRLRELLSTGEPLSPRQRAEARRCIAELNALAGVVNRTRKADTPDRKALREAEDVAVRWTSQERAFYDGLHAWCLERAARSGMAAGFAAQMWLRQAASCIPAMQQRLRERFSPRPAEEETAEELLYDSEVVDDSEDTPNGNRTRSAASPESLAHELAKQADDLSMLRPLLRELPVDTKFERFKDMLRGARTKGMRQAMVFSFFTRTLEYLEERLTPEFKVRVMHGKIPPAERERIMKDFRAGAFDLLLVSEVGSEGLDFEFCNVLVNYDLPWNPMRVEQRIGRLDRFGQQHEKIFIFNMQVPGTIETDIFQRLYSRIGVFQDSIGELEPILRGRLKELHRIVLDPHLSPEQRRRQVDRIAVARVDREKDLESLNKAQALLTGLDGLLIEGFDETSPGRGRYLGPQEIRGLVECFLTDSGYGLLRDVPHEDDLVDVAGSGDLLKTMYEAMDTGAFPHPRGDLLARLKSGSPTRFCLTASASSASGVPLLSVRHPLVRTAQWWYEQQPEPLLRYGRARLPGLPPGSRYLVEVRLARTDGTRSRRELWTTAVDIRTMREVPEVGTALLTSLARGELTSADKSLPAAVDALLTEALEEVQALAAVQERTTKRLYEAENARLAEGRRATVSDTFHVKISRSRRLAHEVSHPSIRRLYESRATHLETRREALLAQMERDARFSLSTETVALVLVEGD